AAATCGTTGGTGACTAGCTGCGCATCGAGATCCTTGGCGGCGCGTACCAGCTTGGCATCGACTTCGCGAGTATCGGCGTAATCCAGGTAGTTGATTTTTACCACGATGTCCGTGCGCTGCTGCAGCTTGTTTAGCATATCCAGGCCGCGGCGGCCGCGGTTGCGCTTGATCGGATCCGGGCTGTCGCTTATCAGCTGAATCTCTCGCAGCACAAAGTTTGGAATGATGAAGGGTCCTTCCACGAATTTTGTTTCGGCGATATCGAGAATACGGCCGTCGATCACTACGGATGTATCCAGCAGCTTGGCTCGGCTTCGACCGAATTCGCCTGATTCGCCGACAGCGCTGCTTTCCACCAGGCGCAGTTTGAAGGCGCCGCCCAGAAGCATCCCCGCCATCCCAGACAGCGCGCAAAGCACTCCATAAAGGAAGGCCGATGCGGCCGCGCTTTCGTAGCCAGCCAGCAGTACCAGCTCGGAAAAGAAACTTCCGGCGATCGCCCCGACAGCCAATCCGGCTACAGCGCCGGCTAAACGACCGACATCGAGTCCCCGAAAGATAACATCAAGGTAGAGGGCAAAGCCCGCCAGCAAGGCGGCAGCGACAGCGAGGCCGACGCTCAAGTTCGAATAACCGGATTCCAGCCATCCGGCAAGGTATACCAGGCCTCCCACCGCTACTGCGGCAGGAGCTCTCAGGATTTTTTTCATAGATCTCGTCCATCCTGCGATAGTCGAGCTATGGACTCTATGCCAGCTGCCAGCCCGCCGTCGAATCCCCGATCAGGAAAGCGTTTCCGATATCAGGTTGCCCGCTTCCTCAACGCTAGCGCCCCGCGTTAGAGCAATCTCATGGGAAATCAGATTGTAAGCCTGCTCATAGAGCCGACGCTCCATCAGCGATAGCTCTTTTTCCCGGGCGCGCTTGTACAGATTGCGACACACTTCCGCTACGGAGTAGATGTCGCCGGATTTCAATTTCGCGGTATTGTTCTGATAACGGATCTTCCAGTCTTCCTCCGTATCGACCTCGTCCTTGCGCAACAAATCCAGGACTTTTTTCACATCTTTCTTCTGGATAATCGCACGTATCCCGATCGCGCGTGCGTTCTCGACGGGAACCATGACGCGCATCTTGTTGCTGGCGATTTCCAGGATGTAGTAGTCCTTCTTCTTGTTCAGAACGCTCTGCTTCTGAATGGCGCTAATTTGCCCCACGCCGTGCATGGGATAGACCACGTATTCTCCCGGAGAG
This DNA window, taken from Leptospirales bacterium, encodes the following:
- a CDS encoding transcriptional regulator; the encoded protein is MPAARGKKPQARKAKAKPKAQPKSKTKPRKSKPASAVRRSDEGFSPGEYVVYPMHGVGQISAIQKQSVLNKKKDYYILEIASNKMRVMVPVENARAIGIRAIIQKKDVKKVLDLLRKDEVDTEEDWKIRYQNNTAKLKSGDIYSVAEVCRNLYKRAREKELSLMERRLYEQAYNLISHEIALTRGASVEEAGNLISETLS